A region of Drosophila suzukii chromosome 2L, CBGP_Dsuzu_IsoJpt1.0, whole genome shotgun sequence DNA encodes the following proteins:
- the crq gene encoding protein croquemort: MCCKCCGETQRKVWVFGLGSLFLVLGVLVVVFWPGIADSLVEDGLTLKPGTDTYDSWMETPIPIYLSFYMFNWTNPEEIRNPNVKPNFVEMGPYTFLEKHKKENYTFYDNATVAYYERRSWFFDPERSNGTLDDMVTAAHAITATVADEMRNQRKIVKKIINFMLNHEGGELYVTKPVGEWIFDGFQDNITDFLNLFNTSMIDIPYKRFGWLADRNESLTYDGLFTIHTGTDDISNLGRLTHWNGKPQTGFYDMPCGTVNGTTGDLFPPKMNVNDEITVFATDACRFLNLRPQGTYENHGLTATKWVGTEETLDSGENYPNQACFCDPKRFDECPKTGVVECKACRDKAPIYSSFPHFYLADQSYVDAITGMKPEREKHEFFLAVEPITGVPVQVHGRIQINMMIEPDDDFDIYRGVPKVLMPMFWFDQYAELSSELASKAKLAINLSSYGVILGYSLVAFGSVFLVTGITLTLMKKWVRRTPEDEDMLTN; the protein is encoded by the exons ATGTGCTGCAAGTGCTGCGGGGAAACTCAACGCAAGGTCTGGGTCTTCGGCCTGGGATCGCTCTTCCTGGTACTGGGAGTACTCGTTGTAGTCTTCTGGCCGGGTATTGCGGATAGCCTCGTCGAGGAT GGTCTCACCCTGAAGCCTGGCACAGATACCTACGACAGCTGGATGGAGACACCTATCCCGATTTACCTGAGCTTCTACATGTTCAACTGGACGAATCCCGAGGAGATCAGGAACCCAAACGTAAAGCCGAACTTTGTGGAGATGGGTCCATACACCTTCTTGGAGAAGCACAAGAAGGAGAACTACACATTCTACGACAATGCTACGGTGGCATATTACGAGCGCCGCTCGTGGTTCTTCGATCCGGAGAGATCCAATGGCACCCTGGACGACATGGTGACCGCCGCCCATGCCATCACCGCCACGGTGGCGGACGAGATGCGAAACCAGCGCAAGATCGTCAAGAAAATCATTAACTTCATGTTGAACCACGAGGGCGGCGAGTTGTACGTGACCAAGCCGGTGGGCGAGTGGATCTTCGATGGCTTTCAGGATAACATTACCGATTTCCTTAACCTGTTCAACACCTCCATGATTGACATTCCATACAAGCGCTTCGGCTGGCTGGCGGATCGAAATGAATCGCTGACCTACGACGGCTTGTTCACCATTCACACGGGCACTGATGACATATCCAATCTGGGCAGACTCACCCACTGGAATGGAAAGCCGCAGACTGGTTTCTATGATATGCCTTGTGGCACGGTTAATGGAACCACCGGTGACCTATTCCCGCCCAAGATGAATGTCAACGACGAGATTACGGTTTTTGCCACCGATGCTTGCCGATTCTTGAACCTCCGGCCCCAGGGTACTTATGAGAACCACGGCCTGACCGCCACAAAATGGGTGGGCACTGAGGAGACCCTCGATTCCGGGGAGAACTACCCGAACCAGGCCTGCTTCTGTGATCCCAAGCGCTTCGACGAGTGTCCCAAGACCGGTGTGGTGGAGTGCAAGGCCTGCCGAGACAAGGCACCAATCTACTCCTCCTTCCCCCACTTCTACCTGGCTGATCAGTCGTACGTCGACGCTATCACTGGGATGAAGCCGGAGAGGGAGAAGCACGAGTTCTTCCTGGCGGTGGAACCCATCACCGGAGTGCCCGTTCAGGTGCACGGCCGCATCCAGATTAACATGATGATCGAGCCCGACGACGACTTCGA CATCTATCGCGGTGTGCCAAAGGTGCTGATGCCCATGTTCTGGTTCGACCAGTATGCGGAGCTGTCCTCGGAATTGGCCTCTAAGGCCAAG TTGGCCATCAATCTGTCCAGCTACGGAGTAATCCTCGGCTATTCTCTGGTGGCTTTTGGCAGTGTCTTCCTCGTCACCGGCATCACGCTGACGTTAATGAAGAAGTGGGTGCGACGAACTCCCGAGGATGAGGACATGCTGACCAACTAG
- the shv gene encoding dnaJ homolog shv, whose protein sequence is MQLIKCLVIVQLALLLVEESLAGRDFYKILNIKKNANTNEVKKAYRRLAKELHPDKNKDDPNASEKFQDLGAAYEVLSNADKRKTYDRCGEECLKKEGMMDHGGDPFSSFFGDFGFHFGNGDGQQQDAPRGADIVMNLYVSLEELYSGNFVEIVRNKPVSKPASGTRKCNCRQEMVTRNLGPGRFQMIQQTVCDECPNVKLVNEERTLEIEVEQGMVDGQETRFVAEGEPHIDGEPGDLIVRVQQMPHPRFLRKDDDLYTNVTISLQDALVGFSMEIKHLDGHLVPVTREKITWPGARIRKKGEGMPNFENNNLTGNLYITFDVEFPKKDLTEEDKEALKKILDQSTINRIYNGL, encoded by the exons ATGCAGCTTATCAAGTGCTTGGTTATTGTTCAATTAGCCCTCCTGCTGGTGGAGGAGTCGTTAGCCGGCCGGGACTTCTACAAGATACTGAACATCAAGAAAAACGCCAACACGAATGAGGTGAAGAAGGCGTATCGCCGCTTGGCCAAGGAGCTGCATCCGGACAAGAACAAGGACGACCCGAATGCCTCTGAGAAGTTCCAGGACCTGGGAGCCGCCTATGAGGTCCTGTCCAATGCGGACAAGAGGAAAACCTACGACCGCTGCGGCGAGGAGTGCTTGAAGAAGGAGGGGATGATGGACCACGGTGGCGATCCATTCTCCAGCTTCTTCGGCGACTTCGGTTTCCACTTTGGCAACGGCGATGGCCAGCAGCAGGATGCCCCAAGGGGCGCCGATATCGTCATGAACCTGTACGTCTCCCTGGAGGAGCTCTACTCCGGCAACTTTGTAGAGATTGTCAGGAATAAGCCAGTGAGCAAACCCGCCTCGGGCACCCGGAAGTGCAACTGCCGCCAAGAGATGGTCACCCGCAATCTGGGGCCCGGACGCTTCCAGATGATCCAGCAGACCGTGTGCGACGAGTGCCCCAACGTGAAGCTGGTCAACGAGGAGCGCACCCTGGAAATCGAAGTCGAGCAGGGCATGGTCGATGGCCAGGAGACGCGGTTCGTGGCCGAGGGAGAGCCCCACATCGATGGAGAGCCCGGAGATCTCATTGTGAGGGTGCAACAGATGCCGCATCCGCGATTCCTGCGCAAGGACGATGATCTGTACACCAACGTGACCATCAGCCTGCAGGATGCCCTCGTCGGCTTCTCCATGGAGATTAAGCACCTGGATGGACACCTCGTGCCCGTCACGAGGGAGAAGATTACGTGGCCCGGCGCCCGTATCCGCAAGAAGGGCGAGGGCATGCCCAACTTCGAGAACAACAATCTCACCGGCAACCTGTACATCACCTTCGATGTGGAGTTCCCCAAGAAGGACCTTACGGAGGAGGACAAGGAAG CGCTCAAGAAAATACTCGACCAATCGACCATCAACCGCATCTACAATGGACTGTGA
- the LOC108004636 gene encoding uncharacterized protein isoform X3, whose product MSPKYHNFEIALVYFLLLIPWPPTNVIRILCSRDNSRLVRKIVRSKWTPILDKHQVKLPLECPLHPFRDVFAPRQDAKQRDRPTQWTCRKCGKSFYQEKHLDLHFDTRHKSIINEAEDAVCLADFCDIMRCEVFETEDASSLKFGDQHIVTDIEVWGDSLGQNSALAKANAAYLSLIPRTSTLGASRAAKVQNRQLLQDKPSQASKQDQSPAGERTHPHSHSHRVRASTTANPLRLDPSPEDGSAAKPRSAGEKLLHKLKELGKAHLKPSTVDPEASRQNETDEEEDEEGSGQSEGSGQSADEAKTEEGSGANGNGNKARANCKPEELSKLKNRCEMLLRSCIGGLLLSMSDQAFKEMEDEMNKAVCWYLTCDRYWEDGPLEPRAFPWGLIVILIFVLSTGICFCYYIIWILFDHLFQLRRDDNQREPLLRPGSHRRRREHLHARSSSGSSLPCGLCHAPRPRPGRRRDSWSAAAAAVAPGAAVLLPAAATAAAGGIRPGFVSGAGAVPSAQSAALHRRSASGGSTSGHTHPRGRAQQLLQRQHAVAPSGAASGTASGTASPPAAPPLDEPGLPTGHFRPTRLYK is encoded by the exons ATGTCGCCTAAATATCATAATTTCGAG ATTGCACTGGTCTACTTTCTGCTGCTGATACCATGGCCGCCCACAAATGTGATCAGAATCCTATGCTCGCGAGATAACAGCCGACTGGTGCGCAAGATAGTGCGCTCCAAATGGACTCCGATATTGGACAAGCATCAG GTGAAACTTCCCCTGGAGTGCCCCCTGCATCCGTTCCGTGATGTCTTTGCCCCCCGACAGGATGCCAAGCAAAGGGACCGACCCACTCAGTGGACGTGTAGGAAATGCGGCAAGAGCTTCTACCAGGAGAAGCACCTGGATCTGCATTTCGACACGCGCCACAAGAGCATCATCAATGAG GCGGAGGATGCCGTTTGCCTGGCCGACTTCTGCGACATTATGCGGTGCGAGGTTTTCGAGACGGAGGATGCGTCCAGCCTGAAGTTCGGAGACCAGCACATCGTTACGGACATCGAGGTCTGGGGCGACTCCCTGGGCCAGAATTCCGCGTTGGCCAAAGCGAATGCTGCCTACTTGAGCTTAATACCAAG AACTTCCACATTGGGCGCCTCGCGTGCCGCCAAAGTACAAAACCGTCAATTACTCCAAGACAAGCCAAGCCAGGCCAGCAAGCAGGATCAGTCGCCGGCAGGTGAGCGAACCCATCCCCACTCCCACTCCCACCGAGTGCGTGCATCCACCACAGCCAATCCCCTTCGCCTAGATCCATCCCCGGAGGACGGATCGGCGGCCAAGCCGAGGTCGGCGGGCGAGAAGCTGCTCCACAAGCTCAAGGAGCTGGGCAAGGCGCACCTCAAGCCGTCGACGGTGGATCCGGAGGCCAGCAGGCAAAACGAGACGGACGAGGAAGAGGACGAGGAGGGCAGTGGACAATCGGAGGGCAGTGGCCAGTCTGCCGACGAGGCCAAGACGGAGGAGGGCTCGGGGGCAAATGGAAATGGCAACAAGGCAAGGGCCAACTGCAAACCGGAGGAGCTGAGCAAGCTAAAGAACCGCTGCGAGATGCTGCTGAGAAGCTGCATCGGCGGATTGCTGCTCTCCATGTCGGACCAGGCCTTCAAGGAGATGGAAG ATGAGATGAACAAGGCGGTGTGCTGGTACTTGACCTGCGATCGCTACTGGGAGGATGGCCCCCTGGAGCCACGAGCCTTCCCCTGGGGACTCATCGTCATCCTGATCTTCGTGCTGTCCACCGGGATCTGCTTCTGCTACTACATCATCTGGATCCTGTTCGA TCATCTGTTTCAGCTCCGAAGAGACGACAATCAACGCGAACCACTACTACGGCCAGGGAGCCATCGGCGGCGGCGGGAGCATCTACATGCCAGGAGCAGCAGCGGGTCATCACTACCATGTGGACTATGCCACGCGCCACGACCTCGACCTGGACGCCGGCGGGATAGCTggtcagcagcagcagcagcagttgctCCAGGAGCAGCAGTACTActaccagcagcagcaacagcagcagcaggcggCATCCGTCCGGGATTTGTATCCGGAGCAGGTGCAGTACCATCGGCACAGTCCGCGGCACTACATCGCCGATCAGCGTCCGGTGGGTCCACCAGTGGGCACACCCACCCAAGGGGCCGTGCGCAGCAGCTCCTCCAACGCCAACACGCCGTTGCACCATCGGGTGCAGCATCCGGGACAGCATCCGGCACAGCATCCCCACCTGCAGCACCGCCACTCGACGAGCCTGGCCTACCCACAGGACATTTTAGACCGACGCGACTATACAAGTAG
- the LOC108004636 gene encoding uncharacterized protein isoform X1, with the protein MSPKYHNFEIALVYFLLLIPWPPTNVIRILCSRDNSRLVRKIVRSKWTPILDKHQVKLPLECPLHPFRDVFAPRQDAKQRDRPTQWTCRKCGKSFYQEKHLDLHFDTRHKSIINEAEDAVCLADFCDIMRCEVFETEDASSLKFGDQHIVTDIEVWGDSLGQNSALAKANAAYLSLIPRTSTLGASRAAKVQNRQLLQDKPSQASKQDQSPAGERTHPHSHSHRVRASTTANPLRLDPSPEDGSAAKPRSAGEKLLHKLKELGKAHLKPSTVDPEASRQNETDEEEDEEGSGQSEGSGQSADEAKTEEGSGANGNGNKARANCKPEELSKLKNRCEMLLRSCIGGLLLSMSDQAFKEMEDEMNKAVCWYLTCDRYWEDGPLEPRAFPWGLIVILIFVLSTGICFCYYIIWILFDSEETTINANHYYGQGAIGGGGSIYMPGAAAGHHYHVDYATRHDLDLDAGGIAGQQQQQQLLQEQQYYYQQQQQQQQAASVRDLYPEQVQYHRHSPRHYIADQRPVGPPVGTPTQGAVRSSSSNANTPLHHRVQHPGQHPAQHPHLQHRHSTSLAYPQDILDRRDYTSSSSRPIAANIVAGSGSVSVQGSGQGQGAGAPGDTQQRHYNTHPRPLETRHRHVGSSQQSLRASASTHEIVQQEAGLGQNEHYIYVTYPPDLKKRYFE; encoded by the exons ATGTCGCCTAAATATCATAATTTCGAG ATTGCACTGGTCTACTTTCTGCTGCTGATACCATGGCCGCCCACAAATGTGATCAGAATCCTATGCTCGCGAGATAACAGCCGACTGGTGCGCAAGATAGTGCGCTCCAAATGGACTCCGATATTGGACAAGCATCAG GTGAAACTTCCCCTGGAGTGCCCCCTGCATCCGTTCCGTGATGTCTTTGCCCCCCGACAGGATGCCAAGCAAAGGGACCGACCCACTCAGTGGACGTGTAGGAAATGCGGCAAGAGCTTCTACCAGGAGAAGCACCTGGATCTGCATTTCGACACGCGCCACAAGAGCATCATCAATGAG GCGGAGGATGCCGTTTGCCTGGCCGACTTCTGCGACATTATGCGGTGCGAGGTTTTCGAGACGGAGGATGCGTCCAGCCTGAAGTTCGGAGACCAGCACATCGTTACGGACATCGAGGTCTGGGGCGACTCCCTGGGCCAGAATTCCGCGTTGGCCAAAGCGAATGCTGCCTACTTGAGCTTAATACCAAG AACTTCCACATTGGGCGCCTCGCGTGCCGCCAAAGTACAAAACCGTCAATTACTCCAAGACAAGCCAAGCCAGGCCAGCAAGCAGGATCAGTCGCCGGCAGGTGAGCGAACCCATCCCCACTCCCACTCCCACCGAGTGCGTGCATCCACCACAGCCAATCCCCTTCGCCTAGATCCATCCCCGGAGGACGGATCGGCGGCCAAGCCGAGGTCGGCGGGCGAGAAGCTGCTCCACAAGCTCAAGGAGCTGGGCAAGGCGCACCTCAAGCCGTCGACGGTGGATCCGGAGGCCAGCAGGCAAAACGAGACGGACGAGGAAGAGGACGAGGAGGGCAGTGGACAATCGGAGGGCAGTGGCCAGTCTGCCGACGAGGCCAAGACGGAGGAGGGCTCGGGGGCAAATGGAAATGGCAACAAGGCAAGGGCCAACTGCAAACCGGAGGAGCTGAGCAAGCTAAAGAACCGCTGCGAGATGCTGCTGAGAAGCTGCATCGGCGGATTGCTGCTCTCCATGTCGGACCAGGCCTTCAAGGAGATGGAAG ATGAGATGAACAAGGCGGTGTGCTGGTACTTGACCTGCGATCGCTACTGGGAGGATGGCCCCCTGGAGCCACGAGCCTTCCCCTGGGGACTCATCGTCATCCTGATCTTCGTGCTGTCCACCGGGATCTGCTTCTGCTACTACATCATCTGGATCCTGTTCGA CTCCGAAGAGACGACAATCAACGCGAACCACTACTACGGCCAGGGAGCCATCGGCGGCGGCGGGAGCATCTACATGCCAGGAGCAGCAGCGGGTCATCACTACCATGTGGACTATGCCACGCGCCACGACCTCGACCTGGACGCCGGCGGGATAGCTggtcagcagcagcagcagcagttgctCCAGGAGCAGCAGTACTActaccagcagcagcaacagcagcagcaggcggCATCCGTCCGGGATTTGTATCCGGAGCAGGTGCAGTACCATCGGCACAGTCCGCGGCACTACATCGCCGATCAGCGTCCGGTGGGTCCACCAGTGGGCACACCCACCCAAGGGGCCGTGCGCAGCAGCTCCTCCAACGCCAACACGCCGTTGCACCATCGGGTGCAGCATCCGGGACAGCATCCGGCACAGCATCCCCACCTGCAGCACCGCCACTCGACGAGCCTGGCCTACCCACAGGACATTTTAGACCGACGCGACTATACAAGTAGCTCCTCGCGCCCCATTGCCGCCAATATAGTGGCTGGATCAGGATCAGTGTCGGTACAAGGATCGGGACAAGGACAGGGAGCCGGAGCTCCTGGCGACACCCAGCAGCGGCACTACAACACGCACCCGCGGCCGCTGGAGACGAGGCATCGCCACGTGGGCTCCTCGCAGCAATCCCTTCGTGCCTCCGCCTCCACGCACGAGATTGTGCAGCAGGAGGCGGGTCTGGGTCAGAATGAGCACTACATCTACGTGACCTATCCGCCGGACCTCAAGAAGCGCTACTTCGAGTGA
- the LOC108004636 gene encoding uncharacterized protein isoform X2 — translation MSPKYHNFEIALVYFLLLIPWPPTNVIRILCSRDNSRLVRKIVRSKWTPILDKHQVKLPLECPLHPFRDVFAPRQDAKQRDRPTQWTCRKCGKSFYQEKHLDLHFDTRHKSIINEAEDAVCLADFCDIMRCEVFETEDASSLKFGDQHIVTDIEVWGDSLGQNSALAKANAAYLSLIPRTSTLGASRAAKVQNRQLLQDKPSQASKQDQSPADPSPEDGSAAKPRSAGEKLLHKLKELGKAHLKPSTVDPEASRQNETDEEEDEEGSGQSEGSGQSADEAKTEEGSGANGNGNKARANCKPEELSKLKNRCEMLLRSCIGGLLLSMSDQAFKEMEDEMNKAVCWYLTCDRYWEDGPLEPRAFPWGLIVILIFVLSTGICFCYYIIWILFDSEETTINANHYYGQGAIGGGGSIYMPGAAAGHHYHVDYATRHDLDLDAGGIAGQQQQQQLLQEQQYYYQQQQQQQQAASVRDLYPEQVQYHRHSPRHYIADQRPVGPPVGTPTQGAVRSSSSNANTPLHHRVQHPGQHPAQHPHLQHRHSTSLAYPQDILDRRDYTSSSSRPIAANIVAGSGSVSVQGSGQGQGAGAPGDTQQRHYNTHPRPLETRHRHVGSSQQSLRASASTHEIVQQEAGLGQNEHYIYVTYPPDLKKRYFE, via the exons ATGTCGCCTAAATATCATAATTTCGAG ATTGCACTGGTCTACTTTCTGCTGCTGATACCATGGCCGCCCACAAATGTGATCAGAATCCTATGCTCGCGAGATAACAGCCGACTGGTGCGCAAGATAGTGCGCTCCAAATGGACTCCGATATTGGACAAGCATCAG GTGAAACTTCCCCTGGAGTGCCCCCTGCATCCGTTCCGTGATGTCTTTGCCCCCCGACAGGATGCCAAGCAAAGGGACCGACCCACTCAGTGGACGTGTAGGAAATGCGGCAAGAGCTTCTACCAGGAGAAGCACCTGGATCTGCATTTCGACACGCGCCACAAGAGCATCATCAATGAG GCGGAGGATGCCGTTTGCCTGGCCGACTTCTGCGACATTATGCGGTGCGAGGTTTTCGAGACGGAGGATGCGTCCAGCCTGAAGTTCGGAGACCAGCACATCGTTACGGACATCGAGGTCTGGGGCGACTCCCTGGGCCAGAATTCCGCGTTGGCCAAAGCGAATGCTGCCTACTTGAGCTTAATACCAAG AACTTCCACATTGGGCGCCTCGCGTGCCGCCAAAGTACAAAACCGTCAATTACTCCAAGACAAGCCAAGCCAGGCCAGCAAGCAGGATCAGTCGCCGGCAG ATCCATCCCCGGAGGACGGATCGGCGGCCAAGCCGAGGTCGGCGGGCGAGAAGCTGCTCCACAAGCTCAAGGAGCTGGGCAAGGCGCACCTCAAGCCGTCGACGGTGGATCCGGAGGCCAGCAGGCAAAACGAGACGGACGAGGAAGAGGACGAGGAGGGCAGTGGACAATCGGAGGGCAGTGGCCAGTCTGCCGACGAGGCCAAGACGGAGGAGGGCTCGGGGGCAAATGGAAATGGCAACAAGGCAAGGGCCAACTGCAAACCGGAGGAGCTGAGCAAGCTAAAGAACCGCTGCGAGATGCTGCTGAGAAGCTGCATCGGCGGATTGCTGCTCTCCATGTCGGACCAGGCCTTCAAGGAGATGGAAG ATGAGATGAACAAGGCGGTGTGCTGGTACTTGACCTGCGATCGCTACTGGGAGGATGGCCCCCTGGAGCCACGAGCCTTCCCCTGGGGACTCATCGTCATCCTGATCTTCGTGCTGTCCACCGGGATCTGCTTCTGCTACTACATCATCTGGATCCTGTTCGA CTCCGAAGAGACGACAATCAACGCGAACCACTACTACGGCCAGGGAGCCATCGGCGGCGGCGGGAGCATCTACATGCCAGGAGCAGCAGCGGGTCATCACTACCATGTGGACTATGCCACGCGCCACGACCTCGACCTGGACGCCGGCGGGATAGCTggtcagcagcagcagcagcagttgctCCAGGAGCAGCAGTACTActaccagcagcagcaacagcagcagcaggcggCATCCGTCCGGGATTTGTATCCGGAGCAGGTGCAGTACCATCGGCACAGTCCGCGGCACTACATCGCCGATCAGCGTCCGGTGGGTCCACCAGTGGGCACACCCACCCAAGGGGCCGTGCGCAGCAGCTCCTCCAACGCCAACACGCCGTTGCACCATCGGGTGCAGCATCCGGGACAGCATCCGGCACAGCATCCCCACCTGCAGCACCGCCACTCGACGAGCCTGGCCTACCCACAGGACATTTTAGACCGACGCGACTATACAAGTAGCTCCTCGCGCCCCATTGCCGCCAATATAGTGGCTGGATCAGGATCAGTGTCGGTACAAGGATCGGGACAAGGACAGGGAGCCGGAGCTCCTGGCGACACCCAGCAGCGGCACTACAACACGCACCCGCGGCCGCTGGAGACGAGGCATCGCCACGTGGGCTCCTCGCAGCAATCCCTTCGTGCCTCCGCCTCCACGCACGAGATTGTGCAGCAGGAGGCGGGTCTGGGTCAGAATGAGCACTACATCTACGTGACCTATCCGCCGGACCTCAAGAAGCGCTACTTCGAGTGA